The DNA window AATCACATGAGTGCACAGGTTTTGAGTTTAATCAAATTGAACAAAACAGGACAATTAATTATCCAACAGGTCAAAAAAGTTGGTCACCTATATCCTCTCACTCTAAACCACGCCTCAGCGCAGCATAAATGAGCAACTCCGAGCTCCCCTTTGCATCCACAGCCAAGCTCGATCAACTCCACCGAATTCTCCCCACTCTCCTTGCCATTCAAATGGCATATCCTACACACTCTCTGATTTTCCACCAAAAACTCATCGCATGTCACGTCGATTACACCCATTTTCGACTTTGCGGCAATTTCACCGGAAATCCTACTCTCCTTATTGCTTGAATTTGATATATCATCGCCCCCGGCTCTCTGATTGATCTCGTGCAGTTGCTCATCCATTAAACACAATAACCAAATTTTTCCAAAAATAACTGTGCATATGTACGAAAGTGGAGAGGTAATCACTGCGGAATTGATATACTGTACTACATTGAAGCAGAATAGTAGCTAGACGTGATTAAAGGGGAAGCTGGAAAAACATATG is part of the Salvia splendens isolate huo1 chromosome 6, SspV2, whole genome shotgun sequence genome and encodes:
- the LOC121808211 gene encoding E3 ubiquitin-protein ligase MARCHF8-like isoform X1; the protein is MDEQLHEINQRAGGDDISNSSNKESRISGEIAAKSKMGVIDVTCDEFLVENQRVCRICHLNGKESGENSVELIELGCGCKGELGVAHLCCAEAWFRVRGYRMCEICSETAKNITGVGDIRFMEEWRESQSPTGGCRRWLSGQLLCSFLMAFLVIAFVLPWFFRVNIL
- the LOC121808211 gene encoding E3 ubiquitin-protein ligase MARCHF8-like isoform X2; this encodes MDEQLHEINQRAGGDDISNSSNKESRISGEIAAKSKMGVIDVTCDEFLVENQRVCRICHLNGKESGENSVELIELGCGCKGELGVAHLCCAEAWFRVRGYRMCEICSETAKNITGVGDIRFMEEWRESQSPTGGSRRWLSGQLLCSFLMAFLVIAFVLPWFFRVNIL